One stretch of Euphorbia lathyris chromosome 7, ddEupLath1.1, whole genome shotgun sequence DNA includes these proteins:
- the LOC136236097 gene encoding subtilisin-like protease SBT3: MLPCLVLLLLLPSSYANAISETEEPQTYIIHFDHSQKPAFSTSESWHRHALRSSSHGVNEEELLLYSYNHVMNGFSAKLTKSQLSEIEKSSAHLATYQESFGKLFTTYSPKFLGLNQEHGVWPSASFGEGVIIGVLDTGIWPESESFNDDGMPLAPQSWKGHCENGTVFSPSACNRKLIGARSFSKGIKAAGRNISTKYDYDSPRDFFGHGTHTSSTAAGGQVLDESYFGYAKGTARGIAPRAHVAMYKVLFATDSLESAATDVLAGIDQAIADGVDIMSLSLGFPQSSYFHDVIDIASLSAVEKGIFVVCAAGNDGSRNSTYNGAPWITTVGAGTLDRSFTASLTLENGLTVEGTSYFPINVYIEDVSIYYAKENETKAICNYGSLNKTEVHKKIVFCDATTKIDVEGQKEELERVGAYGGIFITDLPLLDPTDYTIPCLVLSKTSGALVKEYLIGVTTPKVKNFQFISTNFNTKPAPQVAHFSSRGPDPITPSVLKPDILAPGVDVLAAFTPEPFIKVGRYNLATDYALLSGTSMAAPHVAGVGALVKNVHPEWSPAAIRSAIMTTAYNLDNTGNVLKDQWSGLVATPLDFGAGHINPNKATDPGLIYDMSMQDYIDFLCSLNYTKEQMIAVIRTSQWNCNKSQNDPNYPSFMALFSNGTSSLQKKFTRVATNVGDEASVYKPILQVPYGMRVKVEPSVLAFTKKYQKKSFSVSVEIDKEGPNVVYGFLKWSDQYGHVVSSPLVAVKF; the protein is encoded by the exons ATGTTGCCTTGTCTTGTACTGTTATTGCTTCTGCCAAGTAGCTATGCAAATGCAATCTCAGAAACTGAAGAGCCCCAAACTTATATCATCCATTTTGATCATTCTCAAAAACCCGCCTTCTCAACCTCCGAATCATGGCATCGCCACGCCCTCCGATCCTCATCTCATGGTGTTAATGAGGAAGAACTGCTTTTGTACTCATACAACCATGTCATGAATGGCTTCAGTGCAAAGCTAACAAAATCTCAATTATCTGAAATTGAGAAATCTTCTGCTCATCTTGCCACATATCAGGAGTCATTTGGCAAGCTATTTACCACATACAGCCCCAAGTTTCTTGGCCTAAATCAAGAGCATGGTGTGTGGCCTAGTGCTTCGTTTGGTGAAGGCGTGATTATTGGAGTTCTTGACACAGGAATTTGGCCAGAAAGCGAAAGCTTTAATGACGACGGGATGCCTCTAGCGCCACAGAGTTGGAAAGGCCATTGTGAAAATGGCACAGTATTTTCCCCTTCTGCCTGCAATAGGAAGCTTATTGGAGCTAGATCATTCAGCAAAGGAATTAAAGCTGCAGGCAGAAACATCTCCACCAAGTATGATTACGACTCGCCAAGAGACTTCTTTGGCCATGGAACCCATACATCATCTACTGCTGCAG GTGGCCAAGTTCTGGACGAAAGTTACTTCGGATATGCAAAAGGCACAGCCAGAGGTATAGCACCACGCGCACATGTTGCCATGTACAAGGTCCTATTCGCGACAGATTCACTAGAGAGTGCAGCAACTGATGTGCTTGCCGGAATTGACCAAGCAATTGCTGATGGAGTCGATATCATGTCCTTGTCTCTCGGCTTTCCACAGTCATCTTACTTCCATGATGTAATTGACATTGCTTCCCTTTCCGCGGTTGAGAAAGGGATCTTCGTTGTATGCGCAGCTGGTAATGATGGATCCCGGAATTCTACATATAATGGAGCTCCTTGGATCACAACTGTTGGAGCTGGTACACTTGATAGAAGTTTCACTGCTTCTCTAACCCTTGAAAATGGCTTGACTGTTGAAGGAACATCATACTTTCCAATTAATGTTTACATTGAAGATGTTTCTATATACTATGCCAAGGAAAATGAAACCAAAGCAATCTGCAATTATGGGTCATTAAACAAAACTGAAGTTCATAAAAAGATAGTCTTTTGTGATGCCACTACTAAAATTGATGTTGAAGGACAAAAAGAGGAACTTGAAAGAGTAGGTGCATATGGTGGAATTTTCATTACTGATTTGCCATTATTAGATCCAACAGACTATACAATCCCTTGCCTAGTTCTGTCAAAAACTTCAGGAGCTCTTGTTAAAGAGTACTTAATTGGAGTAACTACACCAAAAGTTAAAAACTTTCAATTCATTTCAACCAATTTCAATACAAAACCAGCACCCCAAGTAGCCCACTTCTCATCTAGAGGACCAGACCCTATAACCCCAAGTGTCCTCAAACCAGATATTCTGGCTCCAGGGGTTGATGTTCTTGCAGCTTTTACACCCGAACCCTTCATAAAAGTCGGTAGATACAATCTAGCGACAGACTACGCATTGCTTTCTGGTACGTCGATGGCAGCACCCCACGTCGCAGGAGTTGGCGCTTTGGTGAAAAATGTGCATCCGGAATGGAGCCCTGCAGCTATCCGATCAGCAATAATGACCACAGCTTATAACTTAGACAATACAGGCAATGTTTTGAAAGACCAATGGTCAGGACTAGTAGCCACACCTCTAGATTTCGGGGCTGGCCATATCAACCCGAACAAAGCCACGGATCCCGGACTTATCTATGACATGAGTATGCAAGATTACATTGACTTCCTGTGTAGCCTCAACTACACTAAAGAGCAAATGATTGCTGTGATTAGAACAAGTCAATGGAATTGCAACAAATCACAAAATGATCCAAATTACCCTTCTTTTATGGCTCTATTTAGCAACGGAACGAGCTCGTTACAGAAGAAATTTACAAGGGTTGCTACAAATGTGGGAGATGAGGCATCTGTTTACAAGCCAATTTTACAGGTTCCTTATGGAATGAGAGTAAAGGTGGAGCCAAGTGTGTTAGCTTTCACTAAGAAATATCAGAAGAAAAGTTTTTCTGTGAGTGTAGAGATTGATAAAGAAGGTCCAAATGTGGTATATGGATTTCTGAAATGGAGTGATCAATATGGGCATGTTGTATCAAGCCCTTTAGTGGCTGTGAAATTTTAG
- the LOC136236098 gene encoding subtilisin-like protease SBT3 has protein sequence MVSFTNLNHSNSMLPWLLLLLLASCNAISETEQPQTYIIHFDHSQKPASFSTSESWHRHALRSLSHGTTEEEMLLYSYNHVMNGFSARLTQSQLSEIEKSPAHLATYQESFGKLLTIYSPKFLGLNQEHGLWPTASFGEGVIIGVLDTGIWPESKSFNDDGMPPVPQSWKGQCENGTAFTPSNCNRKLIGARSFSKGFKAAGRNISTKYDYDSPRDYFGHGTHTSSTAAGNQVLGESYFGYARGTTSGVAPRAHVAMYKVQFETDTDEAAATDVLAGMDQAIADGVDIMSLSLDFPQSPYFQDVIAIASLSAIEKGIFVVCAAGNDGSRNSTYNGAPWITTVGAGTLDRSFTATLTLGNELTLTGTSYFPMNVYIADAPLYYGLGNETKAICNKESLNKREVHKKIVFCDYSTKINVGEQKKELERVGAYAGIFITDLSLLFLSDYTIPCLVLSKASGALVKEYYVTGVITPKVKNMQFISTNLDTKPAPQVAHFSSRGPDPINPGILKPDILAPGVDVLAAFKPDPIIKIGRYGLVTDYALLSGTSMAAPHVAGVAALLKNVHPEWSPAAIRSAMMTTAYNLDNTGDVLKDQRSGLATTPLEFGAGHINPNEAMDLGLIYDMGMQDYINFLCSLGYTKEQMITLIRQSQWNCSKEQNDLNYPSFIAIFSNETGSLEKKFTRVATNVGDKASVYNAVLQVPSRMRVKVEPSVLSFTKKYQKQSFSVSLEIDKEVPTVVYGYLTWIEQHGHVVSSPLVAVKF, from the coding sequence ATGGTCAGTTTCACTAATCTCAACCATTCAAACAGTATGTTACCTTGGCTCCTGTTATTGCTTCTGGCAAGTTGCAATGCAATCTCAGAAACTGAACAGCCCCAAACTTATATTATCCATTTTGATCATTCCCAAAAACCAGCCTCCTTCTCAACCTCTGAATCATGGCACCGTCACGCCCTCAGGTCCTTATCTCATGGTACTACTGAGGAAGAAATGCTTTTGTACTCATACAACCATGTCATGAATGGCTTCAGTGCAAGGCTAACACAATCTCAATTATCTGAAATTGAGAAATCTCCTGCTCATCTTGCTACATATCAGGAGTCATTTGGCAAGCTACTTACCATATACAGCCCCAAGTTTCTTGGCCTAAATCAAGAGCATGGCCTGTGGCCTACTGCTTCATTTGGCGAAGGCGTGATTATTGGAGTTCTCGACACAGGAATCTGGCCAGAAAGCAAGAGCTTTAACGACGACGGGATGCCCCCAGTGCCACAGAGTTGGAAAGGCCAATGTGAAAATGGCACAGCATTTACCCCTTCAAATTGCAATAGGAAGCTAATTGGAGCCAGATCATTTAGCAAAGGATTTAAAGCTGCAGGCAGAAACATCTCCACCAAATATGATTACGACTCGCCACGAGACTACTTTGGCCATGGAACCCATACATCATCTACAGCTGCAGGTAACCAAGTGTTGGGTGAAAGTTATTTCGGATATGCAAGAGGCACAACCAGTGGTGTAGCACCACGCGCACATGTTGCCATGTACAAGGTTCAATTCGAAACAGATACAGATGAAGCCGCAGCAACTGATGTGCTTGCCGGCATGGACCAAGCAATTGCTGATGGAGTCGACATCATGTCATTGTCTCTCGATTTTCCACAGTCACCTTACTTCCAAGATGTTATCGCCATAGCTTCCCTCTCAGCTATCGAGAAAGGGATCTTCGTTGTATGCGCAGCTGGTAATGATGGAAGCCGGAATTCTACATATAATGGAGCTCCTTGGATCACAACTGTTGGAGCTGGTACACTTGATCGAAGTTTTACTGCTACTCTGACGCTTGGAAATGAGTTGACCCTTACAGGAACATCATACTTCCCAATGAACGTTTACATTGCAGATGCTCCTCTATACTATGGCTTGGGAAATGAAACCAAAGCCATCTGCAACAAAGAATCGTTAAACAAAAGAGAAGTTCATAAAAAGATAGTCTTCTGTGATTATAGCACTAAAATTAATGTTGGGGAACAAAAGAAGGAACTTGAAAGGGTAGGTGCATATGCTGGAATATTTATCACAGATTTGTCATTGTTATTCCTATCAGATTATACCATTCCCTGCCTAGTTCTGTCAAAAGCTTCTGGAGCTCTTGTCAAAGAGTACTACGTGACTGGAGTGATTACACCAAAAGTTAAAAACATGCAATTCATTTCCACCAATTTGGACACCAAACCAGCACCCCAAGTAGCCCATTTCTCTTCCAGAGGACCAGACCCAATTAATCCAGGTAtcctgaaaccagatattctggCTCCAGGGGTTGATGTGCTGGCAGCTTTTAAACCCGATCCGATCATCAAAATTGGTAGATATGGTCTAGTGACAGACTATGCATTGCTCTCGGGCACGTCAATGGCAGCACCCCATGTTGCCGGAGTTGCAGCTTTGCTGAAAAATGTCCATCCAGAATGGAGCCCTGCAGCTATCCGATCAGCGATGATGACAACAGCATATAACTTGGACAATACAGGCGATGTTTTGAAAGACCAACGGTCAGGACTTGCAACCACACCTCTAGAATTTGGGGCTGGCCATATCAACCCGAACGAAGCCATGGATCTTGGACTGATCTACGACATGGGTATGCAAGATTACATTAACTTCCTTTGCAGCCTCGGCTACACTAAAGAGCAAATGATCACTCTGATCAGACAAAGTCAGTGGAATTGCAGCAAAGAGCAAAACGATCTAAATTACCCTTCTTTTATTGCTATATTTAGCAATGAAACAGGTTCATTAGAGAAGAAATTTACAAGGGTTGCTACAAATGTGGGAGATAAGGCATCTGTTTATAATGCAGTTCTACAGGTCCCCTCTAGAATGAGAGTTAAGGTTGAGCCAAGTGTCTTATCCTTCACTAAGAAATATCAGAAGCAAAGCTTTTCTGTCAGTCTAGAGATCGATAAAGAAGTTCCTACAGTGGTTTATGGTTACCTCACATGGATTGAGCAACATGGTCATGTGGTATCAAGCCCTTTAGTGGCTGTCAAATTCTAG